One Robbsia sp. KACC 23696 DNA segment encodes these proteins:
- a CDS encoding LysR substrate-binding domain-containing protein: protein MKHHYPNMAELLAFTISAKHLNFSHAARELGHTPSAISRQIANLESFFGADLFIRNGRQLTLTRSGALYLSRVAAPLRDIGNASVELLAARGEGELLTIASVPTFTSKWLAPRLPAFLAAAPGVTLSFARHLAHGDAFGQDLDAAIRYGDGKWEGVISEYIDGRRFVVVCAPDFRDRFRLRRIEAVIDAPRLIHSQAENAWVDWARRYGLHRMHAMAGPRFEQYAILIQAAQAGLGLALIPAFLIADNLAAGSLVEPFDAGIDVDDGHYLCYLPDRLALRPGLRRFRDWLIGEAHGNRL, encoded by the coding sequence ATGAAGCATCACTATCCGAATATGGCCGAGTTGCTGGCATTCACCATATCTGCCAAGCACTTGAACTTCAGCCACGCCGCGCGGGAGCTGGGCCACACGCCCAGCGCCATCAGTCGGCAGATTGCGAATCTGGAATCGTTTTTCGGGGCCGATCTGTTCATTCGGAACGGCCGCCAATTGACGCTGACGCGATCGGGCGCCTTGTATCTTTCACGCGTCGCGGCGCCGTTGCGCGACATCGGCAATGCGTCGGTCGAGTTGCTTGCCGCGCGCGGCGAAGGCGAATTGCTGACGATCGCCAGTGTTCCGACCTTCACCAGCAAATGGCTCGCCCCGCGTCTGCCGGCATTTCTCGCGGCGGCGCCGGGCGTGACCTTGAGCTTCGCAAGGCATCTGGCGCACGGCGATGCCTTCGGTCAGGATCTGGATGCGGCCATTCGCTATGGCGACGGAAAATGGGAAGGGGTGATCAGCGAATACATCGATGGCCGACGATTCGTCGTGGTCTGTGCGCCCGATTTCCGCGATCGCTTCCGCCTGCGTCGCATCGAAGCCGTCATCGACGCGCCCCGTCTGATCCACAGCCAGGCCGAAAACGCCTGGGTCGACTGGGCGCGGCGCTACGGTCTGCACCGGATGCACGCGATGGCGGGGCCGCGTTTCGAGCAATACGCCATCCTGATCCAAGCCGCACAGGCAGGGCTTGGCTTGGCGCTAATTCCAGCCTTCCTGATCGCCGATAATCTGGCGGCGGGCTCCCTGGTCGAGCCATTCGATGCGGGCATCGACGTCGATGACGGACACTATCTGTGCTATTTGCCGGATCGCCTCGCGCTCCGGCCGGGGCTGCGACGCTTTCGAGATTGGCTGATCGGCGAGGCGCACGGAAATAGGTTATGA
- the serS gene encoding serine--tRNA ligase produces the protein MLDIQQLRKDIDGVAKRLADRGYTLDVAAFNAVEAERRTIQTRTEELQARRNTASKQIGIMKRNGEDTDALMAEMGGIGDELKSSEVKLEEIRTRMEALLMDVPNLAAADVPVGKDESQNLEVRRVGTVPSYDFKVKDHVDIGAPLGLDFETGAKLSGARFTVLRGQIARLHRALAQFMLNTHTGAHGYEEAYTPYIVNDDVLRGTGQLPKFADDMFKVQKGGDETKTTQYLISTSEITLTNTVRESILDLAQLPIKLTAHSPCFRSEAGAYGRDTRGMIRQHQFDKVEMVQVVEPATSYAALDEMVGHAETILQKLGLAYRVVLLCTGDMGFSASKTYDLEVWLPAQDTYREISSCSNTEAFQARRMQARFRNADKKVELVHTLNGSGLAVGRTLVAVLENYQNADGSVTVPEVLRPYMGGLEVLRPSV, from the coding sequence ATGCTCGATATTCAACAGCTTCGCAAAGACATCGACGGCGTGGCCAAGCGCCTCGCCGACCGCGGATACACGCTAGACGTGGCCGCTTTCAACGCGGTGGAGGCGGAGCGCCGCACGATCCAGACGCGCACCGAAGAACTGCAGGCGCGCCGCAACACGGCGTCGAAGCAGATCGGCATCATGAAGCGCAACGGTGAAGACACCGACGCGCTCATGGCAGAGATGGGCGGTATCGGCGACGAGCTGAAATCGTCGGAAGTGAAGCTCGAAGAGATCCGTACGCGGATGGAAGCGCTGTTGATGGACGTTCCAAATCTGGCGGCGGCCGATGTGCCGGTGGGGAAGGACGAGTCGCAGAATCTGGAAGTGCGCCGGGTCGGCACGGTGCCCAGCTATGACTTCAAGGTAAAGGACCACGTCGATATCGGCGCGCCGCTAGGTCTCGATTTCGAGACGGGCGCCAAGCTGTCCGGGGCCCGGTTCACGGTGCTGCGCGGTCAGATCGCGCGTTTGCATCGGGCGCTCGCGCAATTCATGTTGAACACGCACACCGGCGCGCACGGCTATGAAGAGGCCTACACGCCCTATATCGTCAACGACGATGTACTGCGCGGCACCGGTCAGTTGCCGAAGTTCGCCGACGATATGTTTAAGGTGCAGAAGGGCGGCGACGAGACCAAGACGACGCAGTATCTGATTTCGACGTCGGAGATCACGCTGACGAACACGGTGCGGGAGAGCATCCTCGATCTGGCGCAACTGCCGATCAAGTTGACCGCGCACTCGCCCTGTTTCCGCTCGGAGGCAGGGGCCTATGGCCGCGATACGCGCGGCATGATCCGCCAGCATCAGTTCGACAAGGTTGAAATGGTGCAGGTCGTCGAACCGGCAACGTCGTACGCTGCGCTGGACGAGATGGTCGGGCATGCCGAGACGATCCTGCAGAAGCTGGGTCTGGCGTATCGCGTGGTCTTGCTGTGCACCGGCGATATGGGCTTTTCCGCGTCGAAGACTTACGATTTGGAAGTGTGGCTGCCGGCGCAGGACACCTATCGCGAGATTTCGAGCTGCTCGAACACCGAGGCCTTCCAGGCGCGTCGGATGCAGGCGCGCTTCCGCAACGCCGATAAGAAGGTCGAGCTGGTGCATACGCTGAACGGCTCTGGCCTCGCCGTTGGCCGGACGCTGGTGGCGGTGTTGGAGAACTACCAAAACGCCGATGGCAGCGTGACGGTGCCGGAAGTATTGCGTCCGTATATGGGCGGCTTGGAAGTGTTGCGCCCGAGCGTTTAA
- a CDS encoding ABC transporter ATP-binding protein — protein MPLSISRNAAPLRPDTQPSTQQSGLAFDAVSYRYPNSAHGIDNVSFDVPQGELLAVIGHSGSGKSTILRLTAGLLTGQQGVISIGGRDIGNTPVWRREVGMVFQQYALFPHLSVLDNVAYGLKMRGVSGAVRRAQAAAMLERVGLSAYAAHGTSALSGGQQQRVALARALVIAPKVLLLDEPLGALDAGIRQQLRDEIRALQRAAGATTLLVTHDQEEALSMADRIAVVDGGRVLQVDSPYALYTRPVSAAVARFVGAASVLSGRVHAHGQVDMGFGFWFADTGRLARGEQVDIVVRPEHVLPDPLRQGVNVVAGRAANRRYFGAACRYDFIPENTNDVLLCEARGIGMPSGHLSQQAVDDMLPHTVSIAPDDIRVLARALSAPPVHR, from the coding sequence ATGCCACTTTCCATCTCGCGCAACGCCGCGCCCCTGCGCCCGGACACGCAACCCTCCACGCAACAGTCCGGGCTCGCGTTTGACGCGGTCAGCTATCGCTATCCGAACAGCGCGCACGGCATCGACAATGTGTCGTTCGATGTGCCGCAAGGAGAATTGCTGGCGGTGATTGGTCATAGTGGCTCCGGGAAATCGACGATTCTGCGATTGACCGCCGGGCTCCTCACCGGACAGCAGGGCGTCATCTCGATCGGCGGTCGTGATATCGGCAACACGCCGGTATGGCGTCGGGAAGTGGGTATGGTGTTCCAGCAGTACGCCTTGTTTCCGCATTTGAGCGTGCTCGACAACGTCGCCTACGGATTGAAGATGCGAGGCGTCTCCGGCGCGGTGCGACGCGCGCAAGCGGCAGCCATGCTCGAACGCGTGGGCCTCTCCGCCTATGCGGCGCACGGCACGAGCGCCTTGTCGGGAGGGCAGCAACAGCGCGTGGCCTTGGCGCGCGCCTTGGTGATCGCGCCGAAGGTGCTGCTGCTCGACGAGCCGCTGGGCGCCCTGGATGCCGGGATTCGCCAGCAATTGCGCGACGAGATCCGCGCCCTTCAGCGCGCCGCCGGTGCCACGACGCTGCTGGTGACGCACGATCAGGAGGAAGCGCTCAGCATGGCCGACCGCATCGCTGTCGTCGATGGCGGACGCGTGCTGCAAGTGGATAGCCCGTACGCCCTCTACACACGACCGGTGAGTGCCGCGGTAGCGCGCTTTGTCGGTGCGGCCAGCGTGCTTTCCGGACGGGTGCATGCGCATGGTCAGGTGGATATGGGTTTCGGTTTCTGGTTCGCCGATACCGGCCGTCTCGCACGCGGAGAACAGGTCGACATCGTCGTGCGGCCGGAACACGTGCTGCCCGATCCGTTGCGGCAGGGTGTGAATGTCGTTGCCGGGCGGGCTGCCAATAGGCGCTATTTCGGCGCGGCCTGTCGCTACGATTTCATCCCGGAAAACACGAACGATGTCTTGCTGTGTGAAGCGCGCGGCATCGGCATGCCGTCCGGTCATCTGTCGCAGCAGGCTGTGGATGACATGCTGCCGCACACGGTGTCGATTGCGCCGGACGACATTCGCGTGCTGGCGCGTGCGCTATCGGCACCTCCGGTTCACCGCTGA
- a CDS encoding endo alpha-1,4 polygalactosaminidase, which yields MLVTILWTGFTVTVGACGGGGSSSNDDSSSAGGASASSAAAVPGTLSASVAGSPWLTYYGRASAMGSLATVADTFHIIDVDLDPGLGTFTSSNVTTLKNGGKNLVLSYLNIGSCESFRTYWSTVPSGYVSCSANTAAQLGSYSGFSNETWMNPANADYQNLIVNYVAPQLVAQGADGFFLDNMEIVEHGTATSNGPCNAACAQGGLDLVRMLRAKYPSLVIVMQNATGNVTRLGTTGGVPFASLLDGITHESVYAPSYDATAEAQLLAWQGMQLTPNGHPLWIATLDYVGSCAQTSAAQTDYQRSRAKGFVPYASDKSSGLNVVCYWGF from the coding sequence ATGCTGGTCACGATTCTCTGGACAGGCTTCACGGTAACGGTCGGCGCTTGCGGCGGAGGGGGGAGCTCCAGTAACGACGATTCGAGCAGCGCGGGCGGCGCCAGTGCATCGAGTGCCGCCGCGGTGCCGGGCACCTTGAGCGCCAGTGTTGCCGGATCGCCTTGGCTGACGTATTACGGACGCGCATCGGCGATGGGTTCGCTGGCAACCGTCGCCGATACGTTTCATATCATCGACGTCGACCTCGACCCGGGTCTCGGCACCTTCACCAGCAGCAATGTCACGACGCTGAAGAACGGCGGCAAAAATCTGGTATTGAGTTATTTGAATATCGGTTCGTGCGAATCGTTCCGCACCTATTGGTCGACGGTTCCGTCAGGTTATGTGTCCTGCAGCGCGAATACCGCAGCGCAGCTGGGCAGCTATTCCGGTTTTTCAAATGAAACATGGATGAATCCGGCCAATGCCGATTACCAAAATCTGATCGTCAATTACGTGGCCCCGCAGTTGGTTGCGCAAGGCGCCGACGGTTTCTTTCTCGACAATATGGAAATTGTCGAACATGGTACGGCAACCAGCAATGGCCCATGCAATGCGGCATGCGCGCAAGGCGGTCTTGATCTCGTGCGCATGCTGCGCGCGAAATATCCTTCGCTCGTGATCGTAATGCAGAACGCCACCGGCAATGTGACGCGCCTTGGCACGACGGGCGGCGTGCCGTTTGCCAGCCTGCTCGACGGGATTACCCATGAATCCGTGTATGCCCCCTCCTACGACGCGACGGCGGAGGCGCAGCTGCTCGCGTGGCAGGGCATGCAACTGACGCCCAATGGCCATCCGCTATGGATCGCCACGCTGGATTACGTCGGCAGTTGCGCGCAAACGTCCGCCGCGCAAACCGATTACCAGCGTAGCCGCGCCAAAGGCTTCGTGCCCTATGCATCGGATAAAAGTTCGGGGCTGAATGTCGTGTGTTATTGGGGGTTTTGA
- a CDS encoding ABC transporter permease subunit, which yields MTGLVRRWGAAPAAVGLFVFLVLPIGALAVSAAQGGSAVFMTLLGDPLVRRALLESLLLAAAAGTVSVGIGLPLAACLAGMSARRRRVLMAILGVPLAFSGLVVAYGFILAFGRAGFVTTLLAMVGGDPARIGAWIYSVAGLVVAYAYYLVPRVALMLYPTLANLDRRPLDAAMTLGAPPWRALIDVALRELWPSIFGAWCLVTSIAVGTYGTALALAGTQITILPLLMYMKLSDGQTDFAEVAALSLLLMAVCMAILALGESVARRTSA from the coding sequence ATGACGGGCCTCGTCCGACGGTGGGGAGCGGCGCCGGCAGCGGTGGGGCTGTTCGTGTTTCTGGTCCTCCCGATCGGCGCCTTGGCCGTGTCGGCAGCGCAGGGCGGCAGCGCCGTGTTCATGACATTGCTCGGCGACCCCCTCGTGCGGCGCGCCTTGTTGGAGTCCTTGTTGCTCGCGGCCGCGGCCGGGACCGTGTCCGTCGGGATCGGTCTGCCGCTGGCGGCCTGCCTCGCGGGCATGTCGGCGCGTCGGCGTCGCGTATTGATGGCGATTCTCGGCGTGCCGCTCGCGTTCTCCGGCCTGGTGGTGGCATACGGCTTCATCCTGGCATTTGGTCGTGCGGGCTTTGTCACGACTCTGCTGGCGATGGTCGGTGGCGATCCGGCGCGCATCGGCGCGTGGATTTATAGCGTTGCGGGACTTGTCGTGGCGTATGCCTACTATCTCGTGCCGCGCGTGGCGCTGATGCTGTATCCGACGCTCGCGAATCTGGACCGTCGTCCCTTGGATGCGGCCATGACATTGGGGGCGCCCCCGTGGCGCGCCTTGATCGATGTGGCATTGCGCGAACTGTGGCCGTCGATCTTCGGCGCCTGGTGTCTGGTGACGTCGATTGCCGTTGGCACTTACGGGACGGCGCTGGCGCTGGCCGGGACGCAGATCACGATTCTGCCTTTGCTGATGTATATGAAACTGTCGGATGGACAGACCGATTTCGCCGAGGTGGCCGCGTTGTCGCTGCTTTTGATGGCGGTCTGTATGGCCATCCTGGCACTAGGAGAAAGTGTTGCAAGACGAACCTCTGCTTGA
- a CDS encoding CerR family C-terminal domain-containing protein has protein sequence MATTVPRKSTRRASALKTAPSAASAFASVARSADLDAAATRAREVDESGEAQAAATDSATDDKRLRHPPGGGYARGEETRLRIIQAAIDVFGERGFDGATTREIAQRAGVNPPALQYYFENKDGVYRACADHIACSSRERYEPIMARVETELAAGVSDDEAIALFCDLLDVLAEHLLNATDYRSRHLFMARVQSGHAPEDGIEVLRNKVSHPVNRTATALLSRLSGLPADNPTLRMKSLMLFGQVLVFHVARPMALHLMGWSDFNADSVGAVKRMVREQTTTTLRGWLAELATEATRK, from the coding sequence GTGGCCACGACTGTTCCCCGTAAATCGACGCGTCGCGCGTCGGCGCTCAAAACCGCCCCGTCGGCGGCATCCGCGTTCGCTTCCGTTGCCAGATCCGCAGACCTGGATGCGGCAGCGACGCGCGCGCGCGAGGTGGATGAGTCGGGGGAGGCGCAGGCCGCTGCGACGGACTCCGCGACGGACGACAAGCGGCTGCGGCATCCCCCTGGCGGTGGCTATGCGCGTGGGGAGGAGACGCGTTTGCGGATCATCCAGGCGGCGATCGATGTATTCGGCGAGCGCGGTTTTGACGGTGCAACCACACGCGAGATCGCGCAGCGCGCCGGCGTCAATCCGCCGGCGTTGCAGTATTACTTCGAAAACAAGGACGGGGTGTACCGGGCCTGCGCGGACCACATTGCCTGTTCGTCGCGCGAACGCTATGAGCCGATCATGGCGCGGGTCGAGACCGAGTTGGCGGCGGGCGTGAGCGACGACGAAGCCATTGCGCTGTTTTGCGATCTGCTCGACGTGCTGGCGGAGCATCTGCTGAACGCGACCGATTACCGCAGTCGCCATCTGTTCATGGCGCGAGTGCAAAGCGGTCATGCGCCGGAGGACGGCATCGAGGTGCTGCGCAATAAGGTCAGCCACCCGGTGAATCGCACGGCGACCGCGCTACTGTCTCGCTTGAGCGGCCTGCCTGCCGATAATCCGACGCTGCGGATGAAGTCGTTGATGTTGTTCGGGCAGGTGTTGGTGTTCCACGTCGCGCGACCGATGGCCTTGCATCTGATGGGCTGGAGCGATTTCAACGCGGACAGCGTCGGCGCCGTGAAAAGGATGGTCCGGGAACAGACCACGACGACACTGCGCGGCTGGCTCGCCGAATTGGCCACCGAAGCCACTCGGAAATAG
- a CDS encoding helix-turn-helix domain-containing protein, with translation MPDDITAAPSDIVPLSAINATRPILEQITNKWSVLILTVLCTAPSRFNAIKRRLDPITHKALTEALRRLERNGLVNRRVIASSPVAVEYSITPLGRTLQGPFVALIAWAEVHGGGIEIAQQAFDARDTAS, from the coding sequence ATGCCCGACGACATTACCGCCGCTCCGTCCGACATCGTCCCGCTGTCCGCGATCAATGCGACACGCCCGATCCTCGAACAGATCACGAATAAATGGTCGGTACTGATCTTGACCGTGCTGTGCACGGCGCCCTCCCGTTTCAACGCGATCAAGCGACGGTTGGATCCAATCACGCACAAAGCGTTGACGGAGGCGCTTCGACGACTCGAACGCAATGGTCTGGTCAACCGGCGGGTCATCGCTTCGTCGCCGGTAGCGGTCGAGTATTCCATCACGCCGCTGGGTCGCACGCTGCAGGGGCCGTTCGTTGCGTTGATCGCTTGGGCGGAAGTACACGGCGGCGGTATCGAGATCGCGCAACAGGCATTCGATGCGCGGGACACGGCGAGTTGA
- a CDS encoding extracellular solute-binding protein, whose translation MKTASTSLPLCVPTRRPFLRRAFGALTLSLLGVGVLPFATPSAIAAPATELYPGETALYAKAADEGMVVSFDTGPEWANWKALFAEFKRRYPKVEITYNDIGSANTVVALDKARRRPQADTAYYFAASALDAVKADVVTPFKPVNFDTLPDVFRDAQGKWFAIHSLNVALLVNRKLVKDVPQGWNDLLKPEYKNAVVYLDPRSTGQGQVAVFAAAYAFGGNVDNPKPGADYFGRLKAAGNVLRVEGTTPYAKFLKGEIPILIGYENDGLKAKYTDGMGDAVDVVIPKEASVSAPYAISAVKNAPDPYAAQLWMNLIMSNVGQALFAQGYVRPSVPNVPLSADIRAKMPDAPQVHPLDVAKAAAQKANIDKWWAQAALSN comes from the coding sequence ATGAAAACGGCATCGACCTCCTTACCGCTTTGCGTGCCGACGCGTCGGCCATTCCTGCGTCGCGCCTTCGGCGCATTGACGCTGTCGCTTCTGGGCGTCGGCGTCTTGCCCTTTGCAACGCCGAGCGCGATCGCCGCGCCGGCGACCGAACTGTATCCCGGTGAAACCGCCTTGTACGCAAAGGCGGCCGACGAAGGCATGGTCGTCTCGTTCGATACCGGTCCCGAGTGGGCGAACTGGAAGGCCCTGTTCGCGGAGTTCAAGCGCCGTTATCCGAAGGTCGAAATCACCTATAACGATATCGGCTCCGCCAATACGGTGGTGGCGCTCGACAAGGCGCGTCGTCGTCCGCAGGCCGATACCGCGTATTACTTCGCCGCATCGGCGCTGGACGCGGTGAAGGCGGATGTCGTCACGCCATTCAAGCCCGTCAACTTCGACACGCTGCCCGATGTCTTCCGCGATGCGCAGGGCAAGTGGTTCGCGATTCATTCCTTGAATGTCGCGCTGCTCGTCAATCGGAAATTGGTCAAGGACGTCCCGCAAGGATGGAACGATCTGCTGAAGCCGGAATATAAAAACGCGGTCGTCTATCTGGATCCGCGCTCGACCGGACAAGGGCAGGTGGCCGTGTTCGCGGCGGCCTATGCGTTCGGCGGCAATGTCGACAATCCGAAGCCGGGTGCCGATTACTTCGGTCGCCTGAAGGCGGCGGGCAATGTGCTGCGGGTCGAGGGGACGACGCCGTACGCAAAGTTTCTCAAGGGCGAGATTCCCATCTTGATCGGTTACGAAAACGATGGTCTGAAGGCAAAGTACACCGATGGGATGGGCGATGCGGTCGACGTCGTGATTCCGAAGGAAGCGTCGGTCTCGGCACCTTATGCGATCAGCGCCGTCAAGAACGCACCGGATCCGTACGCGGCGCAGCTGTGGATGAACCTGATCATGAGCAATGTCGGACAAGCCTTGTTCGCACAGGGCTATGTACGGCCGTCGGTTCCGAATGTGCCGCTGTCGGCGGACATTCGCGCGAAGATGCCGGATGCACCGCAGGTCCATCCCTTGGACGTTGCAAAGGCCGCGGCGCAAAAAGCGAATATCGACAAATGGTGGGCGCAGGCGGCGCTGTCGAATTGA
- a CDS encoding ABC transporter permease subunit → MLFLVYLLLPMMLVLIGAFGKSWTNTLLPSGFTLDSFRALTEDGSFRRAFNVSLIVALSCCAMTAVIGVPLAYALHHGAQAGHRAVSLLVRLVSLLPIGVPALTLGFGYVAVFSDGPMTWIGSLPLLIAAHVVLTLPYLTQTLLSDLRHLGIEALETSAATLGAPPWRQFTSVALPCLRHSIVSGLVMVAALSIGEFQVSNLIAGFRYRNYPVVLLQAFYGATGVACAATVVLLCLAVLATLLSSAAAGWTRRSSQH, encoded by the coding sequence ATGCTGTTCCTCGTGTATCTGCTGCTGCCGATGATGCTGGTGCTGATAGGGGCGTTCGGCAAGAGCTGGACGAACACCTTGTTGCCTTCCGGCTTCACCCTCGACAGCTTCCGGGCGCTGACCGAGGACGGCAGTTTTCGTCGTGCCTTCAACGTCAGCTTGATCGTGGCCTTGAGCTGCTGCGCGATGACCGCCGTGATCGGCGTGCCGCTCGCCTATGCCTTGCATCATGGCGCGCAGGCAGGCCATCGCGCGGTGTCGTTGCTCGTGCGACTGGTCAGCTTGTTGCCGATAGGCGTACCGGCGCTGACGCTGGGCTTCGGCTATGTCGCCGTGTTCAGCGATGGTCCGATGACCTGGATCGGCTCCCTGCCGCTTCTGATCGCGGCGCACGTCGTGCTGACGCTGCCTTATCTGACGCAGACGCTGTTAAGCGATCTGCGTCATCTGGGTATCGAGGCATTGGAAACCAGCGCGGCCACGCTCGGCGCGCCGCCGTGGCGGCAGTTCACATCGGTGGCCTTGCCCTGTCTTCGTCACAGCATCGTCTCCGGTCTCGTCATGGTGGCGGCGCTGTCGATCGGAGAGTTTCAGGTGTCCAATCTGATCGCCGGTTTTCGTTATCGCAATTACCCGGTCGTATTGCTTCAGGCCTTCTACGGCGCAACCGGCGTTGCCTGCGCCGCGACCGTCGTCTTGCTCTGTCTGGCCGTGCTGGCCACCTTGCTGTCCTCTGCTGCGGCGGGATGGACCCGCCGCAGCAGCCAACACTGA
- a CDS encoding GntR family transcriptional regulator, whose translation MHQSDLIHDKLREMILSLALRPGERLSERTLEAQLDGSRTPIRAALTRLENEELIQRDARGWRVMPIDTGELAALAEYREAIEIAGVRAACVRASDQDIDALGARLDRVRDICNAIGPAEQWRDQWHRAGTDFHVDLARLSGNPFIVKSIERVMTRLARVRWLEVSTPERREQSWQEHRRIVDLIQLRKADEAALAVTRHIRDTCDRLLLSLREDRQYLRAQGLAVDDPLR comes from the coding sequence ATGCACCAGTCCGATCTGATTCACGACAAATTGCGCGAGATGATTCTGAGCCTGGCGCTAAGGCCTGGCGAACGCCTGTCCGAGCGGACGCTGGAAGCGCAACTCGACGGGTCACGCACGCCGATCCGTGCCGCGTTGACGCGCCTGGAAAACGAGGAATTGATCCAGCGCGACGCGCGCGGCTGGCGCGTCATGCCGATCGATACCGGGGAGCTGGCCGCGCTTGCGGAATATCGGGAGGCGATCGAGATCGCCGGCGTGCGGGCCGCGTGCGTGCGCGCCAGCGATCAGGACATCGATGCGCTTGGCGCGCGTCTCGACCGTGTCCGCGATATTTGCAATGCGATCGGGCCGGCCGAGCAATGGCGTGACCAATGGCACCGGGCCGGCACCGATTTCCATGTGGATCTGGCGCGACTCAGCGGCAACCCCTTTATCGTCAAATCGATCGAGCGCGTGATGACGCGTCTGGCGCGCGTGCGATGGCTCGAAGTGTCGACGCCGGAGCGTCGCGAGCAGAGTTGGCAGGAACACCGCCGCATCGTCGACCTGATCCAATTGCGCAAGGCCGACGAGGCGGCGCTCGCCGTCACGCGGCATATCCGCGACACCTGCGATCGTCTGCTGCTCTCGCTACGAGAAGATCGTCAGTATCTTCGCGCGCAAGGGTTGGCGGTCGACGACCCCTTGCGCTGA
- a CDS encoding YihY/virulence factor BrkB family protein encodes MHTRLGTNLRRLGQHPFRFAWDTARHFKDNQGLLLAGAVAYYALLSIVPLMILIVIGLSHFVPRPMLLDTLRHLLEWLVPGQARAIVRELDTFVQHREVLGWLLLATMIFFSSLAFTVLEKAMAVIFTHRVEVQRRHAVMSALLPYFCSICLGAGVLIITFVSSGLEAIGANGVVLLGYQIPLGAATRTTLYILGLGGEVCVLTAIYLVLPSRRPFFNDALLGAIIAAVLWEITRHVLVWYFATLSQVSVVYGSLTTSIIVLFSLEALATLMLFGAQIIAEFERLDGRFAGKPSLTHRASEST; translated from the coding sequence ATGCATACGCGCCTAGGAACGAATCTTCGACGGCTCGGCCAGCATCCCTTCCGTTTTGCTTGGGATACCGCCCGGCACTTTAAAGACAATCAAGGCTTGCTACTGGCGGGGGCAGTCGCGTATTACGCGCTGCTGTCGATCGTGCCCTTGATGATTCTGATCGTCATTGGACTGTCGCATTTCGTGCCGCGCCCGATGCTGCTCGACACGCTGCGGCATTTGCTGGAATGGCTGGTTCCTGGTCAGGCGCGCGCGATCGTGCGGGAGCTGGATACCTTCGTGCAACATCGCGAGGTGCTGGGTTGGCTCCTGCTGGCGACGATGATTTTCTTCAGCTCGCTGGCTTTCACGGTGCTCGAAAAAGCGATGGCCGTGATCTTCACGCATCGGGTCGAGGTGCAGCGGCGGCACGCGGTGATGTCGGCGCTACTGCCCTATTTCTGCAGCATCTGCCTTGGCGCGGGCGTGCTGATCATTACCTTCGTATCGAGCGGGCTGGAAGCGATCGGCGCGAACGGCGTCGTCCTGCTGGGCTATCAGATCCCGCTGGGCGCGGCAACGCGGACCACCTTGTACATTCTGGGATTGGGAGGCGAGGTCTGCGTGCTCACCGCGATTTACCTGGTGCTGCCGTCGCGGCGCCCGTTCTTCAACGACGCACTACTGGGCGCGATCATCGCCGCGGTACTGTGGGAAATCACTCGTCACGTGTTGGTCTGGTACTTCGCGACACTCTCGCAAGTCAGCGTCGTCTACGGGTCGCTGACGACATCGATCATCGTCTTGTTCAGCCTCGAAGCGCTCGCGACCTTGATGCTGTTCGGCGCGCAGATCATCGCCGAATTCGAGCGGCTCGATGGCCGCTTCGCGGGGAAACCGTCTCTGACGCATCGCGCGTCGGAAAGCACTTAG
- a CDS encoding lysine decarboxylase, which translates to MPHTMPLSLIGPREASESQKHSATLIGSAFAFAGVPVLCGGKSGVMEAGAAGVRSAGGLVIGLLPEDDADAANPYLSVALPTGLGITRNALIARAALCLIAVGGGLGTLSEMALGRQWNKRVLTIEGAPDIAGVECFEEVESLLLRLATDLAHSPRNRADVA; encoded by the coding sequence ATGCCGCACACGATGCCGCTTTCCCTGATCGGCCCGCGTGAGGCTAGCGAGAGCCAAAAACACAGCGCGACGCTGATCGGTTCCGCCTTTGCCTTCGCCGGCGTGCCGGTGCTGTGCGGCGGCAAGTCCGGCGTGATGGAGGCGGGCGCGGCGGGGGTTCGATCGGCGGGCGGTCTCGTGATCGGGTTGCTGCCCGAGGACGATGCCGATGCGGCAAATCCGTATCTGAGCGTGGCGCTGCCGACCGGTCTCGGCATCACCCGCAATGCCTTGATCGCGCGCGCGGCGCTGTGCCTGATAGCCGTGGGTGGCGGCTTGGGGACGCTTTCGGAGATGGCGCTGGGGCGACAATGGAATAAGCGCGTCCTAACGATCGAAGGTGCGCCCGACATCGCCGGGGTGGAGTGCTTCGAGGAAGTCGAATCCCTGCTGTTACGTTTGGCGACGGACCTGGCCCATTCACCGCGCAATCGTGCCGATGTCGCGTGA